CGGCCCAGCGTTTCCTGCTGGCCTGGGCCCGCACCATCCAGAGGAGAGGAGGCCATGATCCCTCTTAAGGACCAAGAGATCATACGCCAGAAGTTCGCCAACGAGCTGGTGGAGCAGGTGAAGGTGGACCTCTTCACCCAGCGGGATCTGGGCCTATATGTGCCGGGAAAGGAGCCGTGTCCTACCTGCAGACCCACCCAAGAGATGCTACAGGAGCTGGCCGCCCTTACCGACAAGATCAGCCTGCGCATCCATGTGCTGGAGGAGGCGGCGGAGGAGGCCAAGCGCTTTGGGGTTGAAAGGGTGCCAGCTATCGTCCTGCGTGGGAAGGACGGGCCAGTCCTCAAGTTTTACGGCATCCCCAGCGGATACGAATTCCCGGAGTTCATCGAGACCATCGTCCACCTATCGCGGGGTGAGCCCCCCATCCCTGAAGATGCCAAGCAGCAGATCCGTCGCCTGCGGGGCGAGGTGCGGGTGCAGGTATTCGTGACACCCACCTGCCCCTACTGTCCGCAGATGGCGCGGTCGGCCTTCGGACTGGCTATGGTCAACCCCAAGGTGAAGGCGGAGGTGGTGGAGGTCTCGGAGTTCCCGGAGCTGGCCCGCCGCTACAACGTACGGGCCGTCCCCCTTACGGTCATCAACGACCGGGTGGCCATACCTGGAGCTGTGCCCCCTCGGGTGTTGGCCGAACAGGTGGTCAAGGCTGCCACCGCTCCTCTCGCTGGCCTTTCAGGGCCACAGGGGGAGGCATCACAGCTGGGGGAGGACCTAGGGGGCAGGAGGCCAGGAGGCCTTATCCTGCCCTGAGGCGCCGTCCCAGCAGATAGGCCGCTACGAGCACCAGGGCGCCCACGGATGCTCCCACACCTACCAGAGGCCAGGGGGTTCTCTCGCCTTTGGGGAGAGCACGATTAGTGGTGCTTTCCCCCGGCGCAGCGGTGGGGCTAGGCACAACAACGGGCGGCAGGCCCAACGACGCCCGCCACTGGTTCTCCAGCTCATAGACCCCGAGGCCGTAGACCCGGCGTAGGGCATCGTCGGTGGTGGCCCCCGCCTTGAAGGTTGCGAAAAGCTGGGCGAACCTCTCCCGCCCATAGGTCTCGATGAGGTAGGAGACCAGGGCCCAGGACTGGCCATAGAAGAGGTTCACCAGCTTTGGGTCCCCCGGGTAGCTGCTGAGGGAGGGGAGGGGCAAGAGAGCGTCCTGGGCCACCGCCCGCTGGAAAGCCCGCTGGAAAGCCCCTGGGCTTTTCTGGGCGTATACGGCCGTCCCCTCGTCCAGCCAGGCGGGGAGGCCTCCGAAGGGCCCCTCCCCAGCCACGGCGGTGACGATGTGGGCCAGCTCATGACGGAGGGTGTCCAGGGAGCGGGAGCCGGCCACCAGCACCGTGTCATCGGCCACTTTCTGGCCAGCGGTGATGACTTGCCTCTCAAAGCTCTCACTGCGGGGTACCAGGGCCTTACGCATGTCCTCGGTATCGGCGTAGACCCAGACCTGGATGGGGAAGGGGACCTCTACCCCCAGGAGCGCCTCCATCTCCTGTAGGGTCTCGGTGGCCACCCTCAAGAGGAGGCGGGCGTTCCCCTCGTCATCGTACCAGTAAAGGCGAAACTTCCCCTCCTCCAGGACGTGGAATGGAAAGCGGGGGTCGGTGTAGGTGAAGGTCTGAGGTTCGGTGGAGAAGGTGCGCCCCTGCGGGTCCACCACTTCCCACCAGAAGGTGATGGCCAGCCCCGGGGGGAGATAGGTCTTGGGCCACCCCAAAAGGTAGGAGACTTCCCGAGGGGTGGATGAGGGGAGCTCGGGGGCCACCACCCCGAGAATGGCGCGAGGCCCCAGCCGGTAATGGAGGCGGGCCTCCTGCACGGACATCCCCCTTTCCAGGCGAAGTGAGAAGAGGACGCCATCCGGGAAGCGGTTCTCGGCCCTGGCCTCCAGGAGGGGTGAGGGCTGGGCGATGGCCAGCTCAACCCTTAGGGCCAAGGCCAGGGCCAAGGCCAGAGCCAGGAGGGGCCTCACGACTCCCGCCCCTTGTTGCCCACCAAGGACTTGAGGTAAGCGCGGATAAAGGGGTCTAGCTCCCCGTCCAGGACGGCCTCCGCGTCCTGGGTCTCGAAGTCGGTCCGGTGGTCCTTCACCAGCTTATAGGGGTGGAGGACGTAGGAGCGGACCTGGCGCCCCCACTCGGCGGGCACATACTCCCCCTTGAGGCGGGCCTGCTCCTGGGCCTGGCGTTCACGCTCCATATCCAGGAGGCGGGCACGCAGGATCCTCAGGGCCGTCTCCTTGTTGCGTTGCAGGGAGCGCTCGTTCTGGCAGGAGACGACGATGCCTGTGGGCAAATGGGTGATGCGCACTGCCGTCTCGTTCTTCTGCATGTGTTGGCCGCCGGGGCCGCTGGAGCGGAAGGTCTCAATCTTCAGATCCTCAGGCCTGATGTCCACCTCGGTGGGGGCCTCCACCTCTGGCAGGACCTCCACTAGGGCGAAGGAGGTGTGACGGGCGTGACCGGCATCGAAGGGGGAGAGGCGCACTAGGCGATGGACTCCCTTCTCCGCCTTGAGGTAGCCATAGGCATAGGGGCCGGCGATCTCCACGGTAGCGCTCTTGATGCCTGCCTCCTCCCCTCGGTTGATGTCTACCACCTCTGCGCGGAAGCCGTGGGCTTCCGCCCACCGCAGGTACATACGCAGGAGCATCTCCGCCCAATCTTGGGCGTCGGTGCCACCGGCCCCGGCGTGGATGGCCAGGATGGCGTCGCGCCGGTCGTAGGGGTCGGACAGGACCAAGGAGAGCTCCAGGTTCTCCAAGCGACGGGCCAGGGCCTCCAGCTCCTGCTCCACCTCCTGCATCAGCTTGTGGTCGCCTTCGGCCTCGGCCAGAGCCCATAGTTCAGCCAGCTCGTGCAACTGGCCCTCCAGGCCCCGCCAGGTCTGGACCTGGTCTTTGAGGGCAGCCAAACGGCGCATCTGGGCCTGGGCCTGTTGAGGGTCCTCCCAAAAGGAGGGGGAGGCGGCCTCTTCCTCGATGCGCG
This portion of the Dehalococcoidia bacterium genome encodes:
- a CDS encoding peptidase MA family metallohydrolase, with amino-acid sequence MRPLLALALALALALRVELAIAQPSPLLEARAENRFPDGVLFSLRLERGMSVQEARLHYRLGPRAILGVVAPELPSSTPREVSYLLGWPKTYLPPGLAITFWWEVVDPQGRTFSTEPQTFTYTDPRFPFHVLEEGKFRLYWYDDEGNARLLLRVATETLQEMEALLGVEVPFPIQVWVYADTEDMRKALVPRSESFERQVITAGQKVADDTVLVAGSRSLDTLRHELAHIVTAVAGEGPFGGLPAWLDEGTAVYAQKSPGAFQRAFQRAVAQDALLPLPSLSSYPGDPKLVNLFYGQSWALVSYLIETYGRERFAQLFATFKAGATTDDALRRVYGLGVYELENQWRASLGLPPVVVPSPTAAPGESTTNRALPKGERTPWPLVGVGASVGALVLVAAYLLGRRLRAG
- a CDS encoding thioredoxin family protein, with product MIPLKDQEIIRQKFANELVEQVKVDLFTQRDLGLYVPGKEPCPTCRPTQEMLQELAALTDKISLRIHVLEEAAEEAKRFGVERVPAIVLRGKDGPVLKFYGIPSGYEFPEFIETIVHLSRGEPPIPEDAKQQIRRLRGEVRVQVFVTPTCPYCPQMARSAFGLAMVNPKVKAEVVEVSEFPELARRYNVRAVPLTVINDRVAIPGAVPPRVLAEQVVKAATAPLAGLSGPQGEASQLGEDLGGRRPGGLILP
- the prfB gene encoding peptide chain release factor 2 (programmed frameshift) → MQGTNERLAELRQRLDDLLDRLDIPTLEKEAARIEEEAASPSFWEDPQQAQAQMRRLAALKDQVQTWRGLEGQLHELAELWALAEAEGDHKLMQEVEQELEALARRLENLELSLVLSDPYDRRDAILAIHAGAGGTDAQDWAEMLLRMYLRWAEAHGFRAEVVDINRGEEAGIKSATVEIAGPYAYGYLKAEKGVHRLVRLSPFDAGHARHTSFALVEVLPEVEAPTEVDIRPEDLKIETFRSSGPGGQHMQKNETAVRITHLPTGIVVSCQNERSLQRNKETALRILRARLLDMERERQAQEQARLKGEYVPAEWGRQVRSYVLHPYKLVKDHRTDFETQDAEAVLDGELDPFIRAYLKSLVGNKGRES